A genomic stretch from Limnohabitans sp. includes:
- the iscU gene encoding Fe-S cluster assembly scaffold IscU, with the protein MAYSEKVVDHYENPRNVGSFDKGDDSVGTGMVGAPACGDVMKLQIKVNPATGVIEDARFKTYGCGSAIASSSLVTEWVKGKTLDQAAALKNSEIAEELALPPVKIHCSILAEDAIKAAVEDYKKKHLN; encoded by the coding sequence ATGGCATATTCTGAAAAAGTGGTTGACCACTACGAAAACCCCCGCAACGTCGGCTCTTTTGACAAGGGCGACGACAGCGTGGGCACCGGCATGGTCGGGGCACCGGCTTGCGGCGACGTGATGAAGTTGCAGATCAAGGTCAACCCGGCCACCGGCGTGATCGAAGACGCGCGCTTCAAAACCTACGGCTGCGGCTCGGCCATCGCGTCCAGCTCACTCGTCACCGAATGGGTCAAGGGCAAAACCCTGGACCAGGCTGCAGCCCTCAAGAACAGCGAAATCGCCGAAGAGCTGGCGCTGCCACCGGTCAAAATCCACTGCTCCATCCTGGCCGAAGACGCCATCAAGGCGGCCGTGGAAGACTACAAAAAGAAACACCTGAACTGA
- the dnaQ gene encoding DNA polymerase III subunit epsilon, with amino-acid sequence MRQIVLDTETTGLSAEGGDRIIELGCVELYARKLTGNNLHFYFNPERDSHEDALKVHGISNEFLRDKPKFAQLADDILKYLSDAELIIHNAAFDMGFLNKELERVGKQPLKSYVSNVIDTLVMAKEMFPGKRNSLDALCDRLEVDNSGRTLHGALLDAELLADVYINMTRGQEALLIVAADATGDAHSSLVGADLSQYALPVLTANPQEIAAHEELLLQLDKSSGGKTVWRQTQAS; translated from the coding sequence ATGCGTCAAATCGTTCTGGACACCGAAACCACGGGCCTGTCGGCCGAAGGTGGCGACCGCATCATCGAGCTGGGCTGTGTGGAGCTGTATGCCCGCAAGCTCACCGGCAACAACCTGCATTTTTATTTCAACCCCGAGCGCGACAGCCATGAAGACGCGCTCAAGGTGCACGGCATCAGCAACGAATTTTTGCGTGACAAGCCCAAGTTTGCCCAGCTGGCCGATGACATCCTCAAATACCTGAGTGATGCGGAACTGATCATCCACAACGCCGCATTCGACATGGGCTTTTTGAACAAAGAGCTGGAGCGGGTGGGCAAACAACCTCTGAAATCCTACGTCAGCAACGTCATCGACACCCTGGTCATGGCCAAGGAAATGTTTCCAGGCAAACGCAACAGCCTCGATGCCCTGTGCGATCGTCTGGAAGTTGACAATTCGGGTCGCACCCTGCACGGCGCTTTGCTCGACGCTGAATTGCTGGCCGATGTGTACATCAACATGACACGCGGCCAAGAGGCTTTGCTGATCGTTGCCGCCGATGCCACAGGAGACGCGCACTCCTCGTTGGTGGGGGCCGATCTCAGCCAATATGCACTGCCCGTTCTGACGGCCAATCCACAGGAAATCGCTGCCCACGAAGAGCTTTTGTTGCAACTCGACAAATCCAGCGGCGGCAAAACCGTCTGGCGACAAACCCAGGCGAGCTGA
- the fdx gene encoding ISC system 2Fe-2S type ferredoxin: protein MPVIKILPHAEYCPNGAEITAPAGTSICEALLDNHINIEHACDMSAACTTCHVVVREGFKSLGEMEETEEDLLDRAWGLEPNSRLSCQAFVAKSDLVIEIPRYTINHAKELH, encoded by the coding sequence ATGCCCGTCATCAAAATCCTGCCCCACGCCGAATACTGCCCCAACGGTGCAGAAATCACCGCGCCTGCGGGTACCAGCATCTGCGAAGCGCTGCTCGACAACCACATCAACATCGAACACGCCTGCGACATGAGCGCAGCTTGCACCACCTGCCATGTGGTGGTGCGCGAAGGCTTCAAAAGCCTGGGTGAGATGGAAGAAACCGAAGAAGACCTGCTCGACCGCGCCTGGGGCCTGGAGCCCAACTCGCGCCTGAGCTGCCAGGCCTTTGTGGCCAAGAGCGATCTGGTCATCGAGATCCCGCGCTACACCATCAACCACGCCAAAGAGCTGCACTGA
- the hscB gene encoding Fe-S protein assembly co-chaperone HscB — MSLQANDFELFDVPVQYAQDRAQLDARWKALQREAHPDRFAADGAAAQRVAMQWSVRINEAYQRLKDPLKRAAYLCELQGAPVQAENNTAMPPAFLMQQMEWRESLEETGSVQGLEALADEVAAEQRLVEQTLGDLLDVAKDPAQAVGQVRALMFIERFTQEVNAKLDRLN, encoded by the coding sequence ATTTCGCTTCAAGCCAACGACTTCGAGCTGTTTGATGTGCCTGTGCAGTACGCACAGGACCGCGCTCAACTCGATGCCCGTTGGAAAGCCCTGCAACGCGAAGCCCATCCCGACCGCTTTGCTGCCGATGGCGCTGCTGCCCAACGCGTGGCCATGCAGTGGTCGGTGCGCATCAACGAGGCCTATCAGCGCCTGAAAGACCCGCTCAAACGCGCGGCTTATTTGTGCGAACTGCAAGGTGCGCCCGTGCAGGCCGAAAACAACACCGCCATGCCCCCAGCATTCCTGATGCAGCAAATGGAATGGCGCGAAAGTCTGGAAGAGACGGGCAGTGTCCAAGGCCTTGAAGCCCTGGCTGATGAGGTGGCTGCAGAGCAGCGCCTTGTCGAGCAAACGCTGGGCGATTTGCTGGATGTGGCCAAAGACCCCGCCCAAGCCGTGGGGCAGGTGAGGGCGCTCATGTTCATTGAGCGCTTCACGCAAGAAGTGAACGCTAAACTCGACCGATTGAACTGA
- a CDS encoding TraI domain-containing protein has product MQSRFVIIAKTQSTSLAQLVHRYELMRLIDDAIVNVGGAEAFNGHYLPVLERFADRVQEVPLQKAAFASLGGAFACGVRSSTLALRACDATIFSPTAGASERLTNDARYRWLAFCAALSTVYLICTASVDVLSDDGQDSRTYSWSDDTHLIDWCPTLKMAWVNKPQYLLSRLHPHLSPLFFPGQFAHLPRTLTSDFGAAINPSLATPSAEGPLARIVRQAIERIIADEKSMISGWVEQPPSTGQTATPGPADSSGQPIPGNPATASGDAAPPQSPMTSPPGQPSTDLTIDEETGEISAPSPQSAPKENPAQVKSREWLTALGSMTEMDPYVTEISGGRILLQRKAMGFGALPTVNSRMLLDAGHMDKKLTDGIETTAAAAAIYLAAKASRSSS; this is encoded by the coding sequence ATGCAATCTCGGTTTGTGATCATTGCAAAAACCCAATCCACCAGTCTCGCCCAGCTCGTCCATCGGTATGAACTGATGCGATTGATTGACGATGCGATCGTCAACGTCGGAGGCGCTGAGGCCTTCAACGGTCACTATCTGCCTGTTCTGGAGCGGTTCGCCGATCGCGTCCAGGAAGTGCCGCTACAAAAGGCCGCATTCGCATCGCTGGGCGGCGCGTTTGCTTGCGGCGTCAGGTCCTCCACCCTGGCATTGCGGGCCTGTGATGCGACGATCTTTTCCCCCACGGCCGGCGCTTCCGAAAGGCTGACTAACGATGCCAGATACCGCTGGCTCGCGTTTTGCGCCGCCCTGAGCACTGTTTACCTGATCTGCACTGCCAGTGTCGATGTGCTTTCTGACGACGGACAAGATTCCAGAACTTACAGCTGGAGCGACGACACCCACCTCATCGACTGGTGCCCCACACTAAAAATGGCTTGGGTGAACAAACCACAGTATTTACTGAGCCGGCTGCACCCGCACCTCTCCCCACTGTTTTTCCCGGGCCAGTTTGCGCACCTGCCCAGGACATTGACCTCAGACTTTGGGGCCGCCATCAACCCCTCACTGGCCACGCCCTCTGCGGAGGGGCCTCTCGCCCGAATCGTTCGCCAAGCGATTGAGCGAATCATCGCGGATGAAAAAAGCATGATTTCAGGCTGGGTTGAACAACCGCCTTCTACCGGGCAAACAGCCACACCCGGCCCTGCAGATTCCAGCGGTCAGCCTATTCCGGGCAATCCAGCCACGGCAAGCGGCGACGCTGCACCCCCTCAGAGTCCAATGACCAGTCCCCCGGGCCAACCCAGTACGGACCTGACCATTGACGAGGAAACCGGTGAAATATCCGCGCCATCCCCTCAATCAGCACCCAAGGAAAACCCAGCGCAAGTCAAGTCCCGCGAATGGCTGACTGCCTTGGGCTCAATGACAGAAATGGACCCCTACGTCACCGAAATCAGTGGGGGGCGTATCTTGCTCCAGCGCAAAGCCATGGGCTTCGGCGCCTTGCCTACCGTCAACTCTCGCATGCTGCTTGACGCAGGCCATATGGACAAAAAGCTTACAGATGGGATAGAGACTACCGCCGCAGCAGCTGCCATCTACCTCGCAGCAAAAGCCAGCCGTTCATCCAGCTAA
- the traD gene encoding conjugative transfer system coupling protein TraD (Members of this protein family are the putative conjugative coupling factor, TraD, as the term is used for the SXT and TOL plasmid systems.): MSTRQFENLFRPSQEASAVVVWAIATAGLVIYRPPYWWGIAIATLAMSCLRSLDVIRLWRFRASITLSRMRTIKLSRLVARLRRLQSTRQILPTGMGFPWSQRHAEIATQILNRNPDELPDVPNFIKNQLTRLEAIQRAKRTMVDKAIEMAIKNILPANSKPVLDSDIGTPWIHGIGVTEEKEIGIPFSAMPGHTMITGTTRAGKTRLYEALTAQIVCLPPSKQGGKPPALIVIDPKKDADWVAMLNTMCQKTGRKFLYFDPAKPEKSIRLNPLQNWNNISEPATRIGQLVDADGSFAAFAWKTIYRVHRAIIAAGERPDIKSTKRYVQMGVEGLTEKILSLHFAKLGGPEWDKDIKNLQATPGQDKKGAVTRLELMIAKFRKEGHSDDAIEGMISMVEHSKEHFSKMVQVLEPLLEMLGSSEIGELLSPDPLDTNDTRPIYDMAKVIDEGAVLYIGLDSLSNKIIASAIGSILLADLSSTLGAIYNFKTPADCYLFVDEVAEVANDQLIQILNKGGGAGIKCFLAMQSIADLVVRLGSKDKAEQVLANLNNLISLRVRSVDTAKYVSDMFGEVMTRSMEVSYSSGSESSQAFTEFRSNTSRSLKSQASALVPPELLMRLPPLHYFAFVAGRGMFKGVVEFIEAKRVAPA, translated from the coding sequence ATGAGTACAAGACAGTTCGAAAACCTCTTCCGTCCATCTCAAGAGGCGTCCGCTGTTGTCGTTTGGGCTATAGCGACCGCAGGGTTGGTTATTTATCGGCCGCCGTACTGGTGGGGTATTGCCATTGCCACGCTTGCCATGAGCTGCCTGCGAAGCTTGGATGTAATCAGGCTGTGGCGATTCAGGGCGTCGATCACCCTCTCTCGCATGCGCACCATCAAGCTGTCCAGGTTGGTAGCCAGATTGCGCCGGCTTCAGTCCACCCGTCAAATTCTCCCGACGGGAATGGGATTCCCTTGGTCCCAGCGCCATGCGGAAATCGCCACCCAGATCCTGAACCGCAATCCCGACGAGCTGCCAGATGTCCCGAACTTCATCAAGAACCAGCTGACCCGCCTCGAAGCCATCCAAAGAGCAAAACGCACGATGGTGGACAAGGCGATTGAAATGGCGATCAAAAACATCCTGCCCGCCAACAGCAAGCCCGTTCTGGATTCGGATATCGGCACCCCCTGGATACATGGGATTGGCGTGACCGAAGAAAAAGAGATCGGCATCCCGTTTTCTGCCATGCCCGGCCACACGATGATCACGGGCACCACGCGGGCAGGGAAAACCCGACTGTATGAAGCGTTGACGGCTCAAATCGTCTGCCTCCCGCCCTCAAAACAAGGTGGAAAGCCACCTGCGCTCATCGTCATTGATCCCAAAAAGGATGCCGACTGGGTGGCCATGCTCAACACCATGTGCCAAAAGACGGGGCGCAAGTTTCTCTACTTCGACCCCGCCAAGCCCGAAAAAAGCATTCGCCTGAACCCCCTGCAAAACTGGAACAACATTTCAGAGCCGGCCACCCGCATCGGCCAGCTTGTGGATGCTGACGGCTCGTTCGCGGCGTTCGCTTGGAAAACCATCTACAGGGTCCACAGGGCCATCATCGCCGCCGGTGAGCGTCCAGACATCAAGAGCACCAAGCGGTACGTCCAAATGGGTGTGGAAGGTTTGACTGAAAAAATCTTGAGCCTGCACTTCGCCAAGCTGGGCGGCCCGGAGTGGGACAAGGACATCAAGAACTTGCAAGCGACGCCTGGCCAAGACAAAAAAGGAGCCGTCACGCGATTGGAGCTGATGATCGCCAAGTTCCGCAAAGAAGGCCACAGTGACGACGCCATCGAAGGCATGATTTCCATGGTTGAGCACTCCAAGGAGCACTTTTCCAAAATGGTTCAGGTTCTGGAGCCACTGCTGGAAATGCTTGGCTCCAGTGAGATCGGTGAATTACTCTCGCCCGATCCGCTCGATACAAACGACACGCGCCCGATCTACGACATGGCCAAGGTCATCGACGAGGGGGCCGTCCTGTATATCGGCCTGGACTCGCTGTCCAACAAAATCATTGCATCGGCCATCGGCTCGATCCTGTTGGCCGATCTGTCATCTACCTTGGGCGCCATCTACAACTTCAAGACACCGGCTGACTGCTACCTTTTTGTCGACGAGGTAGCCGAGGTGGCCAACGACCAACTCATCCAGATCCTCAACAAGGGTGGTGGCGCGGGCATCAAGTGTTTTCTTGCCATGCAGTCCATTGCGGACTTGGTGGTCCGCCTGGGGTCCAAAGACAAGGCCGAGCAGGTGCTGGCCAACCTCAATAACCTGATCAGCCTACGCGTGCGCAGCGTGGACACGGCGAAATACGTCAGCGACATGTTCGGAGAGGTCATGACACGCTCTATGGAGGTGTCATACAGCTCGGGCTCAGAATCGAGTCAGGCGTTCACTGAGTTCCGCTCCAACACGTCACGCTCGCTCAAATCTCAGGCCTCGGCCCTCGTGCCGCCCGAGTTGCTGATGCGCTTGCCGCCACTGCATTATTTTGCGTTTGTGGCTGGCCGTGGAATGTTCAAAGGCGTCGTTGAGTTCATCGAAGCGAAAAGGGTTGCACCGGCATGA
- a CDS encoding DNA cytosine methyltransferase, translating into MIRRYIVREIGEHRGAPRIYLDTMALTSAGFTPGATYERLKEEGKLILRLHENGRYTVSKKDKGGETVPVIDINSKDGLSPLDGLKAVRLVIQDGMICMMATASQANAKRRIARLRENLANGRIVSASLSHGGGILDNAAHHGLQEAGIKPELAFANELDGALLEHSSSVNDVWDSDSIGIAAPMQEAVQDEWLMNRLPPVDILAVGIPCSGASRAGVSKRGLEMMEDHPEVGHLAASLLLAVQRVQPAIVVVECVKEYQKTASAQIIRSHLRDSGYQVNEVILNGKDFGVLENRTRWFMVAATNGITIDLDAMAPVCTPVRTVGEVLEQIPENDASWRDFQYLKTKAVRDAEKGNGFAMQIVDPSDTSVPVLRKGYHKGGSTDPLLKHPSQEGLYRLFTAKEHARIKQIPEHLVEGMSQTKAHELLGQSVLYAPVKALFKRIGQSLESCAETHTSTVPAYRLAQATG; encoded by the coding sequence ATGATTCGCCGCTACATAGTCCGAGAAATCGGAGAGCACCGCGGAGCACCACGCATCTACCTCGATACCATGGCCCTCACGTCTGCCGGTTTCACACCCGGCGCTACGTATGAACGCTTGAAAGAGGAGGGCAAGCTCATCCTGCGCCTGCATGAAAACGGCCGCTACACCGTCTCCAAAAAAGACAAGGGCGGCGAGACGGTGCCGGTCATCGACATCAACAGCAAAGATGGTTTAAGCCCTCTTGACGGCCTCAAAGCCGTTCGCCTGGTGATTCAGGATGGCATGATCTGCATGATGGCTACCGCGTCTCAAGCAAACGCCAAGCGCCGAATCGCCCGCCTGCGTGAGAACCTGGCAAACGGCCGCATCGTTAGCGCCTCACTGTCTCATGGCGGTGGGATTCTGGACAATGCAGCTCACCACGGTCTCCAGGAAGCTGGCATCAAGCCTGAGTTGGCTTTTGCCAACGAACTCGACGGCGCCTTACTGGAACACTCCAGCTCGGTCAACGATGTTTGGGATTCGGACAGTATCGGCATCGCAGCACCCATGCAGGAAGCAGTTCAGGATGAGTGGCTGATGAATCGTCTGCCACCCGTGGATATCTTGGCCGTAGGCATTCCTTGCTCGGGAGCCTCCCGAGCTGGCGTGTCCAAACGGGGACTTGAGATGATGGAAGACCATCCAGAAGTCGGTCACCTCGCGGCGAGCTTGCTTTTGGCGGTTCAACGTGTTCAGCCCGCAATCGTGGTGGTGGAGTGCGTGAAGGAGTACCAGAAAACGGCATCCGCACAGATCATCCGGTCGCACCTGCGAGACAGCGGCTACCAGGTCAACGAAGTCATTCTCAACGGGAAGGATTTTGGCGTCCTGGAAAACCGGACTCGCTGGTTCATGGTTGCCGCCACCAACGGCATCACCATCGATCTGGACGCCATGGCTCCAGTGTGTACACCGGTGCGCACCGTTGGCGAGGTGCTGGAGCAAATCCCCGAAAACGACGCGTCGTGGCGGGACTTCCAGTACCTCAAGACCAAGGCTGTGCGTGACGCGGAGAAGGGCAATGGGTTTGCGATGCAAATCGTTGACCCGTCCGACACCAGCGTCCCGGTGTTGCGCAAGGGCTACCATAAAGGCGGCTCAACAGATCCGCTGCTCAAGCATCCGAGCCAGGAAGGCCTGTATAGGCTTTTTACGGCCAAGGAGCACGCTAGGATCAAGCAAATTCCTGAGCATTTGGTAGAAGGCATGTCCCAGACCAAAGCACATGAATTGCTGGGCCAAAGTGTTTTGTACGCGCCCGTCAAGGCGTTGTTCAAGCGCATTGGTCAGTCCTTGGAATCTTGTGCAGAGACCCATACCTCAACTGTTCCGGCCTACAGGTTGGCGCAAGCTACAGGTTAA
- a CDS encoding FlhC family transcriptional regulator, producing the protein MGTSNASLSHPAYPWAVMMVRMGARACVVSQITGLAQLDARTIWKQIMGESSPSGQQPNDMLWYTRTPQRRSHAALLVRLYDKACATLPDYAAFAHAYYHYARMTASPATSNSWVSRDEPAFRRSEQDYVIPFGRGFFLCQSYTDDTFAGGRRKCELIIRRCRKCQGQYMSHDSEAAQVCPNCGKDHLAGDG; encoded by the coding sequence ATGGGCACTTCAAACGCTTCTTTGTCGCACCCGGCTTACCCGTGGGCAGTCATGATGGTGCGTATGGGTGCCCGCGCTTGTGTCGTCTCTCAAATCACCGGCCTCGCCCAGTTGGATGCACGCACAATTTGGAAACAAATAATGGGCGAAAGCTCGCCCAGCGGACAGCAACCAAACGACATGCTTTGGTATACACGCACACCGCAACGCAGGAGTCATGCAGCCCTTTTGGTAAGGCTCTATGACAAGGCCTGCGCGACCTTACCCGATTATGCGGCCTTCGCGCACGCTTACTACCACTACGCACGCATGACAGCATCCCCTGCCACTTCTAATTCATGGGTGAGCAGGGATGAGCCGGCATTCCGCCGCAGTGAGCAAGACTACGTGATTCCGTTTGGTCGTGGCTTTTTCTTGTGCCAGTCTTACACCGATGATACCTTTGCCGGGGGCCGGCGCAAATGTGAGCTGATCATTCGTCGGTGCCGAAAATGCCAAGGCCAGTACATGTCACACGATAGCGAAGCCGCGCAAGTCTGCCCAAACTGCGGTAAAGATCATTTGGCAGGAGATGGTTGA
- the radC gene encoding DNA repair protein RadC, giving the protein MGWGVWPLWGSVITLPTRKHKNRSGAHCFGSLSVNAMRICARPFFNPPLEERMDLSTLTNSQLIAFAFGVNGKKAEEAEQQFFPRHGEHFAMDWHSDPLRSRLDAAMEIQKRMALSQLPTMTSPDAVKEKIRQIIGHESFESFWVMFLDSQNQVITTQKLATGTLSQCSVYPREIVKAALNNNAAAVILAHNHPSGSTTPSRADELLTQTIKASLALIDVGVLDHFIVTRTEIASMAQMGLM; this is encoded by the coding sequence GTGGGTTGGGGGGTTTGGCCTTTATGGGGCTCGGTAATCACTTTACCGACAAGAAAACACAAAAATCGATCTGGTGCGCATTGCTTTGGCAGTCTTTCTGTCAACGCAATGCGCATCTGCGCTCGTCCTTTTTTTAACCCCCCACTGGAGGAAAGAATGGACTTGTCAACATTAACCAACAGCCAGCTGATCGCATTTGCTTTCGGCGTAAATGGCAAAAAGGCCGAAGAAGCTGAACAGCAGTTTTTCCCGCGGCATGGCGAACACTTCGCGATGGACTGGCACAGCGATCCACTGCGCTCCAGACTCGATGCTGCCATGGAAATTCAAAAGCGCATGGCACTGAGTCAGCTGCCCACGATGACTTCACCAGATGCAGTCAAAGAGAAGATCCGGCAAATCATTGGGCACGAGTCTTTTGAGTCGTTCTGGGTCATGTTTTTGGACTCGCAAAACCAAGTCATTACGACCCAAAAGCTCGCAACGGGCACGCTCAGTCAATGCAGCGTTTACCCGCGTGAAATCGTCAAGGCTGCATTGAACAACAATGCAGCCGCGGTCATCCTGGCTCACAACCACCCCAGCGGATCTACGACGCCCAGTCGTGCCGACGAGCTCCTCACACAAACCATCAAAGCGTCTCTTGCGCTCATCGACGTCGGGGTCTTGGACCATTTCATCGTGACGCGCACCGAGATCGCCAGCATGGCACAAATGGGGTTGATGTGA
- a CDS encoding site-specific integrase, translated as MSIWDDKKGRKHIGIMVDGQRVHRILAPGATAGDAKRIEAELRAAMAKASGSSPQLGDMPMTTALHLYIQHAASLRSASTSEQHALRLAPWAEKYTAAQAREFTAHAVKDLSTQYAPATVNRSLATLKKGLTIAWERGLTPENFGLRIKFVPVNNKREVFLSIEQVGQIAQHCTKQVQAVIWAALLTGARRGELVKIRAEDIGPDTINLPSSHTKTLKARVIPIIPALRPWLVYFPTEVGVEGIKTAWQRARVKAGMEHVNFHDLRHSCASIMLGLGVDLYTISKILGHSTVQTTQRYSHLQVDAQRQALEKLGNLMVKVS; from the coding sequence GTGTCAATCTGGGACGACAAGAAGGGCCGCAAGCACATCGGGATCATGGTCGATGGACAACGGGTCCATCGCATCCTTGCGCCGGGTGCAACTGCGGGTGATGCCAAGCGCATAGAAGCTGAGCTGCGGGCGGCCATGGCCAAGGCCTCCGGCAGCTCCCCGCAACTGGGCGACATGCCCATGACCACGGCGCTGCACCTGTACATTCAGCACGCTGCCAGCTTGCGCAGCGCGTCCACCAGCGAACAGCACGCCTTGCGCCTTGCCCCTTGGGCCGAAAAGTACACCGCCGCCCAAGCGCGTGAATTCACGGCGCACGCGGTCAAAGACCTGAGCACCCAATACGCCCCGGCCACGGTCAACCGGTCGCTGGCCACGCTCAAAAAAGGCCTGACCATTGCATGGGAGCGCGGTCTGACACCTGAAAACTTCGGCCTGCGCATCAAGTTTGTGCCGGTGAACAACAAGCGCGAGGTGTTCCTGAGCATCGAGCAGGTCGGCCAGATCGCCCAGCATTGCACAAAGCAGGTGCAGGCGGTCATTTGGGCGGCACTGCTCACCGGGGCCAGGCGCGGCGAGCTGGTGAAGATCCGCGCCGAAGACATCGGGCCCGACACCATCAACCTGCCAAGCAGCCACACCAAGACCCTGAAGGCCCGCGTGATCCCAATCATCCCGGCGCTGCGCCCGTGGCTGGTGTACTTTCCGACCGAGGTGGGCGTGGAAGGCATCAAGACCGCTTGGCAGCGTGCGCGGGTCAAGGCGGGTATGGAGCATGTGAATTTTCATGACCTGCGCCACAGCTGCGCGTCGATCATGCTGGGCTTGGGCGTGGACCTGTACACGATCAGCAAGATTTTGGGGCACAGCACGGTGCAGACCACTCAGCGGTACAGCCACCTGCAAGTGGACGCTCAGCGCCAGGCGCTGGAAAAGCTGGGAAATTTGATGGTGAAAGTGTCTTAG
- a CDS encoding DUF4400 domain-containing protein gives MIEIKNQFARNILFWIVTLPVLFLLLAPVMLDSEDFKVPAEEIQTLKTLGRDTKAITEQANAIFRSAFVDTGAVAYSHSLLTTATPITQHGVKVAADVSNSYVLGFWHLVYRAVWRIAGLWPVLSVLLLCVVLPAIVDGLAIRGRKLDQFRQHNPVIFWASAHSAISVAGVFMILPLLPIPISVTVLYLAVAGVALSLWTTAANLQTGT, from the coding sequence ATGATTGAGATCAAAAACCAATTTGCCCGCAATATCCTTTTCTGGATAGTGACCCTCCCGGTCCTCTTTCTTTTGTTGGCTCCAGTCATGCTGGACTCTGAGGATTTCAAGGTTCCTGCAGAAGAGATCCAGACATTGAAGACCCTTGGCAGAGATACAAAGGCCATCACAGAACAGGCCAACGCGATCTTTCGAAGCGCGTTCGTGGACACGGGAGCCGTGGCATATTCACATTCATTGTTGACGACAGCGACACCAATCACACAACACGGTGTCAAAGTTGCCGCTGATGTCAGCAACAGCTACGTCCTCGGGTTCTGGCACCTGGTCTACAGGGCCGTCTGGAGAATCGCGGGTCTATGGCCCGTCTTGTCAGTGCTGCTGCTGTGTGTCGTTTTGCCAGCCATCGTTGACGGACTGGCCATTCGTGGGCGTAAATTGGACCAGTTCAGGCAGCATAACCCGGTGATTTTTTGGGCTTCAGCACACAGCGCAATCAGTGTTGCGGGCGTTTTTATGATTTTGCCGCTTCTTCCCATTCCAATCAGCGTCACGGTGCTTTATTTGGCCGTTGCAGGGGTCGCGCTCTCCCTGTGGACCACCGCAGCCAATCTCCAAACGGGTACCTAA